The segment tgttaaaaattaagttttttggtTGTGCTTGGATCTAGAATTTTATGGGTTATgggattaaaaattaacttgggtTTAAAAGACTCGCTCACGTTTGCTTGgtttatttcaatttctaaGGCAATGTCAaatgatcaaattatttttaaaagcaaaggaACTTTAACTAACATCCAAGagcacttttattttttcatccagggttttttttataataaatttgaataaggaataatttagtattttaataaataaaaatattttttaaaaaataaaaaatagatgacaCGTCCTTCCACACAAAGCAACACCtcctttcaaaaatattttttatttatttagatctcatccttgtttattttaaaaaatgagcattataattctctttaattttatttcaattaagttattttaatcttataatCTTGATAATATGTTTGGctagttaatttaaatttattttttagttttatttttaaaattaaattttttttatattataatttataatttattttaatttatcttttattaaattatcttattaatatgataaaaaaaaaaacaggctgCACAATTGCTTCCCGTTTTCCTTGACAATATTTAACTTCTCAAGAATGAACCTCCCTTCCTTGTATTTTTGTGTTTCCTCGTAAGCTCGTTCATATTTCCAACCAAGCATGCACTCCCGGCAGTCAGAGCAATCGACATCAGCAACCGTGTGAAGGCCAGTCATTAGCTGCCTCTCCTCCTTCGGTCCCACCATGATATTCATTGCATGAGAGAACAGAAATGCTCGACCATGTCTTCCCTGCAACTAAGAGCTTAATAGTCCATCAGGTGCAAGAACAGAAAAAAGTATTCACGAATCTCAAATTATACAATAATGGCGGAGCAATATCAATCAGATGCTTTTAGCAAATTGAATCACCATCAAAGCACAACAAGGATAAACATACATAAACTGATTAATACAAGACGAAATAAATCTTAACTTTTCTTTACCGATTCTTCCAAACTCTCACTGACCTGAAAAGCCTTGGAAATGACATCATCATGAAGAGCGACATGATttctgcaatggcagcagctgtACAGCCTTGGCCCAACCACCTCTGCCATTGAAAATCACTAAACAAAACCTACCAGCTAACCAGTACCACCGAGATCAAGATCCTTTCTGGGAATCCAtaagaacccaaaaaaaatatatattaattcactgtaacaaaatcaaaagcaagAACGCATAAAACGATCGATATGAAGAGAAGCTACCATCTTTTATTTGACAAGAAATCTGCACTAAACACAATAGAAATGAAAGCGAGTGCAAAGATCAAATCTTTAGTAAAGAGGGAACCAGTTCATAATTA is part of the Populus nigra chromosome 8, ddPopNigr1.1, whole genome shotgun sequence genome and harbors:
- the LOC133701977 gene encoding protein yippee-like At4g27745, whose protein sequence is MAEVVGPRLYSCCHCRNHVALHDDVISKAFQGRHGRAFLFSHAMNIMVGPKEERQLMTGLHTVADVDCSDCRECMLGWKYERAYEETQKYKEGRFILEKLNIVKENGKQLFCYKFPGSCTDLQTIQTPMLL